The Nocardioides panzhihuensis genome has a segment encoding these proteins:
- a CDS encoding M48 family metallopeptidase: MDGPEIEVRRSKRRRRTVSAYRDGDRIIVMIPAAMSQREESEWVEQMVARLEKAERRRKPSDDDLMRRSVALSDQYFGGLAKPDSVRWVDNQNSRWGSCTPGDRSIRLSDRLRGMPAWVIDYVLVHELAHLFEAKHNDAFWAWVDRYPQAERAKGYLAGWSAAARLPAPPGSEDDDEDDDEID; the protein is encoded by the coding sequence ATGGACGGCCCGGAGATCGAGGTGCGGCGCAGCAAGCGGCGTCGGCGTACGGTCTCTGCCTACCGTGACGGCGACCGCATCATCGTGATGATCCCGGCCGCGATGTCGCAGCGCGAGGAGTCCGAGTGGGTCGAGCAGATGGTCGCCCGGCTGGAGAAGGCCGAGCGGCGCCGCAAGCCCAGCGACGACGACCTGATGCGGCGCTCTGTCGCCCTGAGCGACCAGTACTTCGGCGGTCTGGCCAAGCCGGACTCCGTGCGCTGGGTCGACAACCAGAACAGCCGCTGGGGCTCCTGCACCCCGGGCGACCGCTCGATCCGGCTCAGCGACCGGCTGCGCGGCATGCCGGCCTGGGTCATCGACTACGTGCTCGTCCATGAGCTCGCCCACCTCTTCGAGGCCAAGCACAATGACGCCTTCTGGGCCTGGGTCGACCGCTACCCCCAGGCCGAGCGCGCCAAGGGCTACCTGGCCGGCTGGTCTGCGGCGGCCAGGCTCCCGGCCCCGCCAGGCTCCGAGGACGACGATGAGGACGACGACGAGATCGACTGA
- a CDS encoding YlbL family protein, protein MTQRTLAGLIALPLVVALIVIAWVVPLPYTIYSPGPTVNVLGEFDGKDIVQVEGHKTYDDEGQLRMTTVSETTREARLGLWTLLGAWMSDTEAVYPREVAYPDQGTVEDDREAGQVQMASAQDAAIAAALTKLGEDVDEVSVAEVAKDAPAAGKLKADDVVTKVGDQAVDTPQEVVTEVQKVEPGDTVEMTVERDGKKRTETVKTGEKDGKAYIGVSLGATYEFPYDIKITLDPAIGGPSAGLMMALSVYDTLTEDSLTDERKIAGTGTIDGDGNVGPIGGIQQKIPGAAEDGAELFLVPAGNCQDVEGAANGDMRLTRVETLDDAIEAIDSWTEDPNAKLPTCGSTK, encoded by the coding sequence ATGACGCAGCGCACCCTGGCGGGTCTCATCGCCCTGCCGCTCGTCGTCGCCCTGATCGTGATCGCGTGGGTGGTTCCGCTGCCTTACACGATCTACAGCCCTGGGCCGACGGTGAACGTCCTGGGCGAGTTCGACGGCAAGGACATCGTCCAGGTCGAGGGTCACAAGACCTACGACGACGAGGGACAGCTGCGGATGACCACTGTCTCCGAGACCACCCGCGAGGCCAGGCTCGGGCTGTGGACCCTGCTGGGCGCGTGGATGAGCGACACCGAGGCGGTCTACCCGCGCGAGGTCGCCTACCCGGACCAGGGCACCGTCGAGGACGACCGTGAGGCCGGGCAGGTGCAGATGGCCAGCGCCCAGGACGCGGCGATCGCGGCGGCGCTGACCAAGCTCGGTGAGGACGTCGACGAGGTCTCGGTCGCCGAGGTGGCCAAGGACGCGCCGGCAGCCGGCAAGCTGAAGGCCGACGACGTGGTCACCAAGGTCGGCGACCAGGCGGTCGACACTCCTCAGGAGGTCGTCACCGAGGTGCAGAAGGTCGAGCCCGGAGACACGGTCGAGATGACCGTCGAGCGCGACGGCAAGAAGCGCACCGAGACCGTCAAGACCGGTGAGAAGGACGGCAAGGCCTACATCGGTGTCTCGCTGGGGGCGACCTACGAGTTCCCCTACGACATCAAGATCACCCTCGACCCGGCCATCGGCGGGCCGAGCGCGGGGCTGATGATGGCGCTCTCGGTCTACGACACCCTCACCGAGGACTCGCTGACCGACGAGCGGAAGATCGCCGGCACCGGCACCATCGACGGTGACGGCAACGTCGGCCCGATCGGCGGGATCCAGCAGAAGATCCCGGGTGCGGCCGAGGACGGAGCCGAGCTCTTCCTGGTGCCCGCCGGCAACTGCCAAGACGTCGAGGGCGCTGCGAACGGTGACATGCGCCTGACCCGTGTGGAGACTCTCGATGACGCCATCGAGGCCATCGATTCCTGGACCGAGGACCCCAATGCCAAGCTGCCGACCTGTGGGAGCACGAAGTGA
- a CDS encoding NUDIX hydrolase produces the protein MSLHADALAMLRAWAAPSDSQEVLRQRYVAHLETNPEGVFKPCVPDHLTASCLVVSQDGAQVLLTHHRKARRWFQFGGHLEQGDPTLWAAAARELREESGVPDLEPLPGIVQLSEHPVPFCAPSGDVHHLDVRFVAVAPAGVAPEVSEESLDVRWWPVDSIPDPDEDLLELAKLAQARL, from the coding sequence GTGAGTCTGCACGCCGACGCGCTCGCGATGCTGCGAGCGTGGGCAGCGCCGTCCGACTCGCAGGAGGTTCTGCGGCAGCGCTATGTCGCTCACCTCGAGACGAACCCTGAGGGTGTCTTCAAGCCGTGCGTCCCCGACCATCTGACGGCCTCGTGCCTGGTGGTCTCGCAGGACGGCGCGCAGGTCCTGCTGACCCACCACCGCAAGGCCCGGCGCTGGTTCCAGTTCGGTGGTCACCTCGAGCAGGGGGACCCCACGCTGTGGGCCGCGGCTGCCCGCGAGCTGCGCGAGGAGTCGGGTGTGCCAGACCTGGAGCCACTGCCTGGCATCGTCCAGCTCTCCGAGCACCCGGTCCCCTTCTGTGCTCCGTCCGGTGACGTCCACCACCTCGACGTACGCTTCGTGGCCGTCGCCCCCGCGGGTGTGGCTCCGGAGGTGAGCGAGGAGTCGCTGGACGTGCGTTGGTGGCCCGTCGACAGCATTCCCGACCCCGACGAAGACCTCCTCGAGCTGGCCAAGCTCGCCCAGGCTCGCCTCTAG
- a CDS encoding dihydrofolate reductase family protein: MRRLAIVEFLSVDGVMQGLGSPDEDRDGGFEHGGWGMPYGAAVGEVLSPDVGAQTSAYVLGRRTYEKMAAFWSTQPDTDPMAASLNSTPKYIATRTLGDLTWSGASVLEGDVIEAVAGLKAEGSGTIVSLGSGDLVRQLMSAGLVDELRLFVHPLLLGTGKRLFGELPSPCSLHLQDVTSTSLGTVALTYAVS; this comes from the coding sequence ATGCGAAGACTTGCGATCGTGGAGTTCCTGAGCGTCGACGGAGTGATGCAGGGGCTGGGCTCCCCCGACGAGGACCGGGACGGCGGATTCGAGCACGGCGGCTGGGGCATGCCGTACGGCGCGGCGGTCGGGGAGGTGCTCTCCCCCGACGTCGGAGCGCAGACCTCGGCGTACGTCCTGGGGCGGCGGACCTACGAGAAGATGGCGGCCTTCTGGTCGACCCAGCCCGACACGGACCCGATGGCGGCCAGTCTCAACTCCACTCCGAAGTACATCGCGACCCGCACTCTCGGCGACCTGACCTGGAGCGGTGCAAGCGTGCTCGAGGGAGACGTCATCGAGGCGGTCGCCGGCCTCAAGGCCGAAGGGTCCGGAACCATCGTCTCGCTCGGGAGCGGAGACCTCGTCCGTCAGCTGATGAGCGCCGGGCTCGTCGACGAGCTGCGGCTGTTCGTGCACCCGTTGCTGCTCGGCACCGGCAAGCGACTCTTCGGTGAGCTGCCGTCGCCGTGCTCGCTGCACCTTCAGGACGTCACGTCGACGAGCCTGGGCACGGTCGCGCTCACGTACGCCGTGAGCTAG
- the argS gene encoding arginine--tRNA ligase, which translates to MHEHTLALSAHLQDAVLACFGDAYAGIDPELRPATRPEFGHLQSNLPLRLAGPLGLPPRDIGARLIDAVDISTSSIHRLGGLATLELAGAGFINLTWSPDVLGAVVRDLLTDPHLGVSAPESPKRVVVDYSSPNVAKQMHVGHLRSTVIGDSLARVLTCAGHEVIRQNHLGDWGTQFGMLVEELLGEGLRDPEAVAGLDMAELLALYQRAKARFDEDPAFAGSARRRVVALQSGQPATLALWQALVDASMTEFDAVYSRLGVLLTDDDFDGESRYNPQLPRVVDDLDALGLLTESAGAQVVYPDGFTGRDGTPLPLIVRKADGGFGYAATDLATIRHRVDDLAVDRAVYVVDHRQSQHFEMVFAVARAAGWLPDSVEVQHIGFGTVLGPDGRPFKTRSGETVTLTALLDAAEEAAAASYAGPDVVRMVANAAVKYADLSNHLARDYVFDLARMSATTGETGPYLQYAHARVCSILGQAPQQTYAAGTPHHPAEQRLALELGGFAPVVAKVADTLEPHHLTAYLYGLSTAFTAFYESCPVLKAEGEVRQTRLGLCEATRQVLSEGLRLLGIEAPRRM; encoded by the coding sequence GTGCACGAGCACACTCTCGCCCTGTCCGCACACCTGCAGGACGCTGTCCTCGCCTGCTTCGGTGACGCCTACGCCGGCATCGACCCCGAGCTGCGGCCGGCCACCCGGCCCGAGTTCGGCCACCTCCAGTCCAACCTCCCGCTGCGACTGGCCGGCCCGCTCGGCCTGCCGCCGCGGGACATCGGCGCCCGCCTCATCGACGCCGTCGACATCTCGACAAGCTCGATACATCGCCTGGGCGGGCTGGCCACCCTCGAGCTGGCCGGCGCCGGATTCATCAACCTCACCTGGTCCCCCGATGTCCTCGGCGCGGTCGTCCGGGACCTGCTCACCGACCCGCATCTGGGCGTATCCGCTCCCGAGAGCCCGAAGCGGGTCGTCGTGGACTACTCCTCCCCCAACGTCGCCAAGCAGATGCACGTCGGTCACCTACGTTCCACGGTCATCGGCGACTCCCTGGCCCGGGTGCTGACCTGTGCCGGCCACGAGGTCATCCGGCAGAACCACCTCGGTGACTGGGGGACGCAGTTCGGCATGCTGGTCGAGGAGCTGCTCGGTGAGGGTCTCCGCGACCCGGAGGCGGTGGCCGGCCTGGACATGGCCGAGCTGCTCGCGCTCTACCAGCGGGCCAAGGCGCGCTTCGACGAGGATCCGGCTTTCGCCGGCTCCGCCAGGCGGCGGGTGGTGGCGCTGCAGTCCGGCCAACCGGCGACGCTCGCGCTGTGGCAGGCGCTGGTCGATGCCTCGATGACGGAGTTCGACGCCGTCTACAGCCGGCTCGGCGTGCTCCTGACCGACGACGACTTCGACGGCGAGAGCCGCTACAACCCCCAGCTCCCCCGCGTCGTCGACGACCTCGACGCGTTGGGACTGTTGACCGAGTCGGCCGGCGCGCAGGTCGTCTACCCCGACGGCTTCACCGGCCGCGACGGCACGCCGCTGCCGCTGATCGTGCGGAAGGCCGACGGCGGGTTCGGCTACGCGGCCACCGACCTCGCCACGATCCGGCACCGCGTCGACGACCTGGCCGTCGACCGGGCCGTCTACGTCGTCGACCACCGGCAGAGCCAGCACTTCGAGATGGTCTTCGCCGTCGCCCGCGCCGCCGGCTGGCTGCCCGACTCGGTAGAGGTCCAGCACATCGGCTTCGGGACCGTGCTGGGCCCCGACGGTCGGCCCTTCAAGACCCGCTCGGGCGAGACGGTGACCCTGACCGCGCTGCTGGACGCCGCCGAGGAGGCCGCCGCGGCCAGCTATGCCGGCCCCGATGTCGTACGCATGGTGGCCAACGCCGCAGTGAAGTACGCCGACCTCTCCAACCATCTCGCCCGCGACTACGTCTTCGACCTCGCCAGGATGTCGGCCACCACCGGTGAGACCGGCCCGTATCTGCAGTACGCCCACGCCCGGGTGTGCAGCATCCTCGGGCAGGCACCGCAGCAGACGTACGCCGCCGGCACCCCGCACCACCCGGCCGAGCAGCGGCTAGCGCTGGAGCTGGGCGGTTTCGCGCCGGTGGTCGCCAAGGTCGCCGACACCTTGGAGCCGCATCACCTGACTGCGTACCTCTATGGCCTGTCGACCGCGTTCACGGCGTTCTACGAGAGCTGCCCGGTGCTGAAGGCGGAGGGCGAGGTCAGGCAGACCCGGCTCGGGTTGTGCGAGGCGACCCGGCAGGTGCTGTCAGAGGGACTCAGGCTCCTCGGGATCGAGGCGCCGAGGCGGATGTGA
- a CDS encoding dihydrodipicolinate reductase: MVTACVWGTGNIGRLAIRAIDAHPGLELTSVLVHDPGKVGRDAGDLGELGRDLGVAATDDIDSVLASRPQAVVYAASGDIRPDEALADIVRALGTGAVVVTPALYALYDQRNAPPEMREPVLAAIAEGGGSLFVSGVDPGWANDVLPLLVSGLGSTVDVVRCQEIFDYSTYDQPDSVRYLVGMGQPMDYDAPMLAATVPTMVWGGQVRLLARALEVELDEVRETVERLPLDETVTTASMGDFEKGTQGAVRFEVQGIIDGEPLIVVEHVTRIHPSCAPHWPTPPDGDGAHRVIIEGDPRIEVTVEATDKTGNRAAGGNATAVGRLVGAIEWLIDADPGLYDALDVPLRPAAGRLGAAKTAQEGVTA, translated from the coding sequence ATGGTCACCGCATGCGTTTGGGGCACAGGAAATATCGGTCGACTCGCCATCCGGGCGATCGACGCACACCCAGGTCTCGAGCTGACGAGCGTCCTCGTCCACGACCCTGGGAAGGTCGGCCGTGATGCGGGTGATCTCGGGGAGCTCGGCCGTGACCTCGGTGTCGCCGCGACCGACGACATCGACTCGGTGCTCGCGTCCCGTCCGCAGGCGGTGGTGTACGCCGCATCCGGCGACATCCGTCCTGACGAGGCGCTCGCCGACATCGTACGAGCGCTCGGGACCGGCGCGGTGGTCGTCACCCCGGCCCTCTACGCGCTCTACGACCAGCGCAACGCGCCGCCGGAGATGCGCGAGCCGGTGCTGGCCGCGATCGCCGAGGGCGGCGGGTCCCTCTTCGTCTCGGGCGTCGACCCGGGGTGGGCGAACGACGTGCTGCCGCTGCTCGTCAGCGGCCTGGGCAGCACCGTGGACGTCGTCCGGTGCCAGGAGATCTTCGACTACTCCACCTACGACCAGCCCGACTCGGTCCGCTACCTCGTGGGCATGGGCCAGCCGATGGACTACGACGCCCCGATGCTCGCCGCGACGGTGCCGACCATGGTGTGGGGCGGCCAGGTCCGGCTGCTAGCCAGGGCGCTCGAGGTCGAGCTCGACGAGGTCCGAGAGACCGTCGAGCGACTCCCGCTGGACGAGACCGTGACCACCGCGTCGATGGGAGACTTCGAGAAGGGCACTCAGGGCGCGGTGCGCTTCGAGGTCCAGGGCATCATCGACGGCGAGCCGCTCATCGTCGTCGAGCACGTCACCCGCATCCACCCCTCCTGTGCTCCGCACTGGCCCACGCCGCCCGACGGCGACGGCGCCCACCGCGTGATCATCGAGGGCGACCCTCGGATCGAGGTGACGGTCGAGGCGACCGACAAGACCGGAAACAGGGCGGCGGGCGGGAACGCCACCGCGGTCGGCCGGCTCGTCGGCGCGATCGAGTGGCTCATCGACGCAGACCCCGGTCTCTACGACGCGCTGGACGTGCCGCTGCGTCCGGCGGCAGGCAGGCTCGGTGCGGCCAAGACCGCCCAGGAAGGTGTGACCGCATGA
- a CDS encoding carboxymuconolactone decarboxylase family protein, protein MIIDVPDGRDPIEYVWGEMVPGIGSAAAGLSLAVYEHTTLGLREFEAARLRIAQINGCVFCLDWRTERDGETVEESFAEAVEEWRTTGAFDDRTRLAAEFAERYANDHHGIDQAFWDRMSAHYTDAEIVELSMCLGSWLAFGRLNHVLGLDTACVLPSHR, encoded by the coding sequence ATGATCATCGACGTCCCCGACGGACGGGACCCGATCGAGTACGTCTGGGGCGAGATGGTCCCCGGCATCGGCTCGGCCGCCGCCGGCCTCTCGCTCGCGGTCTACGAGCACACCACGCTCGGGCTTCGCGAGTTCGAAGCCGCCCGGCTGCGGATCGCGCAGATCAACGGATGTGTCTTCTGCCTCGACTGGCGCACCGAACGAGACGGCGAGACGGTCGAGGAGTCGTTCGCCGAGGCGGTCGAGGAGTGGCGTACGACGGGCGCCTTCGACGACCGCACCCGGCTCGCGGCCGAGTTCGCGGAGCGCTACGCGAACGATCACCACGGCATCGACCAGGCCTTCTGGGACCGGATGTCGGCCCACTACACCGACGCCGAGATCGTCGAGCTGAGCATGTGCCTGGGGTCGTGGCTGGCGTTCGGTCGGCTCAACCACGTCCTGGGCCTCGACACCGCTTGCGTCCTGCCGTCCCACAGGTAA
- a CDS encoding PHP domain-containing protein has translation MSPVAALRRIAFLLERGREDTYKVKAFRAAAAAILSLSDDDIRRRADEGTLTELSGVGASTAKVIAEAARGEVPQRLQDTEGAHGGPLTTDGAGDGLRSRIRGDLHSHSDWSDGGSPIEEMAFTAIELGHDYLVLTDHSPRLTIANGLSVSRLERQLGVVDAVNDHLAGHGFTLLKGIEVDILDDGSLDQTDEMLDKLELRVASVHSKLKMEKEQMTRRMVTAVSTTRMNVLGHCTGRLVTGNRGTRPGSQFDARKVFEACAEHQVAVEINSRPERRDPPTKLLELARDIGCLFSIDSDAHAPGQLDFLVLGCERAEAAGIEEERIVNTWPRDRLLAWANR, from the coding sequence TTGTCCCCCGTCGCGGCCCTGCGTCGGATCGCGTTCCTGCTCGAGCGCGGCCGCGAGGACACCTACAAGGTGAAGGCCTTCCGCGCCGCGGCGGCAGCGATCCTTTCCCTCTCCGACGACGACATCCGCCGCCGGGCGGACGAAGGCACCCTGACCGAGCTGAGCGGTGTCGGGGCGAGCACGGCCAAGGTCATCGCCGAGGCGGCGCGCGGCGAGGTTCCGCAGCGGCTGCAGGACACCGAGGGGGCGCACGGCGGGCCGCTGACCACCGATGGCGCAGGGGACGGGCTGCGGAGCCGGATCCGGGGCGACCTGCACAGTCACTCAGACTGGTCCGACGGTGGGTCGCCGATCGAGGAGATGGCCTTCACCGCGATCGAGCTCGGCCATGACTACCTCGTGCTCACCGACCACAGCCCGCGCCTGACCATCGCGAACGGTCTCAGCGTCTCCCGCCTGGAGCGCCAGCTCGGCGTGGTCGACGCGGTCAACGACCATCTCGCCGGACACGGGTTCACCCTGCTGAAGGGGATCGAGGTCGACATCCTCGACGACGGCAGCCTCGACCAGACCGACGAGATGCTCGACAAGCTCGAGCTCCGGGTCGCGAGCGTCCACTCCAAGCTCAAGATGGAGAAGGAGCAGATGACCAGGCGCATGGTCACGGCGGTCTCCACGACCCGGATGAACGTGCTCGGCCACTGCACCGGCCGATTGGTCACCGGAAACCGCGGCACCCGGCCGGGTAGTCAGTTCGACGCGCGCAAGGTCTTCGAGGCGTGCGCCGAGCACCAGGTCGCGGTCGAGATCAACTCGCGGCCCGAGCGGAGAGACCCGCCGACCAAGCTTCTCGAGCTCGCTCGCGACATCGGCTGCCTCTTCTCGATCGACTCGGACGCACACGCTCCGGGGCAGCTCGACTTCCTCGTCCTGGGCTGCGAACGAGCCGAAGCGGCGGGTATCGAAGAGGAACGGATCGTCAACACCTGGCCGCGTGACCGCCTGCTGGCCTGGGCGAACAGGTAG
- a CDS encoding molybdenum cofactor biosynthesis protein MoaE, which translates to MAEPKKGAVKLLDIRDTPLDVTEVMDALDDDASGGVTLFVGRVRDHDGGKGVTGLDYQAHPTALARLTEVAEKVAADHGVAGVAAVHRTGHLDIGDIAVIVATASGHRGEAFAASRDLIDTLKAEVPIWKHQVFADGTDEWVGAP; encoded by the coding sequence ATGGCTGAACCTAAGAAGGGCGCCGTGAAGCTCCTCGACATCCGGGACACCCCGCTCGACGTCACCGAGGTGATGGACGCTCTCGACGACGACGCTTCCGGCGGGGTGACCCTCTTCGTCGGCCGCGTACGCGACCACGACGGCGGCAAGGGCGTGACCGGCCTCGACTATCAGGCCCACCCGACCGCCCTCGCGCGCTTGACGGAGGTCGCCGAGAAGGTGGCCGCCGACCACGGGGTCGCGGGCGTCGCCGCCGTCCACCGCACCGGTCACCTCGACATCGGTGACATCGCGGTCATCGTCGCCACCGCCTCCGGCCACCGCGGCGAGGCCTTCGCCGCGTCTCGCGACCTCATCGACACCCTCAAGGCCGAGGTCCCGATCTGGAAGCACCAGGTCTTCGCCGACGGCACGGACGAGTGGGTCGGCGCGCCCTGA
- a CDS encoding PPA1309 family protein, protein MNDTPEPTPELSRGLDLETDPALATAVLEIEAHVAGEGWDGPARLFALVDTAALVEAEPALATMMGLDAPDQDGSLTPIEQDQIPVTTQLEEVLQTTAWPQGVTGCAAVVERLVLPPDADGKIPEDAEAAAEFAKAHPDRQEVRIVAGATRAGATYCALRLKAHDDDQSVIGGVDLVPELLELLRVTLEETPLEEIPDSEGDR, encoded by the coding sequence GTGAACGACACCCCTGAGCCGACGCCTGAGCTCAGCCGCGGACTCGACCTGGAGACCGACCCCGCGCTGGCCACGGCGGTCCTCGAGATCGAGGCCCACGTCGCCGGCGAGGGCTGGGACGGACCGGCGAGGCTCTTCGCGCTCGTCGACACCGCCGCGCTGGTCGAGGCCGAGCCCGCGCTCGCCACGATGATGGGCCTGGACGCTCCCGACCAGGACGGGTCGCTGACCCCGATCGAGCAGGATCAGATCCCGGTCACGACCCAGCTGGAGGAGGTCCTCCAGACGACCGCCTGGCCGCAAGGCGTCACCGGCTGCGCCGCGGTCGTCGAGCGCTTGGTGCTGCCGCCCGACGCAGACGGGAAGATCCCTGAGGACGCCGAGGCGGCCGCCGAGTTCGCCAAGGCACACCCCGACCGGCAAGAGGTACGCATCGTGGCCGGTGCGACACGTGCTGGTGCGACGTACTGTGCGCTGAGGTTGAAGGCGCACGACGACGACCAGTCGGTCATCGGCGGCGTCGACCTGGTCCCGGAGCTGCTTGAACTGCTGCGTGTCACTCTGGAGGAGACTCCCCTCGAGGAGATCCCGGACAGCGAGGGCGACCGATGA
- a CDS encoding zinc-dependent metalloprotease, which yields MSQTPGGPDEPEEPENPFKGTPFEAFFGGFPIGGVGGGPGGMPDLSQIFGQIQSLLQPYDGPLNWDVAMDLARKVAASTPDPTPSQRQKDAVADAIQLADHWLEETTSFPAGVKSATAWSKAEWLVNTLDAWKPLIEPVAASTASAMSGQLPEEMKAQMGPMIGFVGKAMGALYANQAGTGLGHLAGEVISVSDIGIPLAESGQAALLPVNVEPFAEGLGVSTDDVLLFLALREAAHQRLFAGVPWLRDHVVSAVTDYAQGVELNMETMQQRIEEQMRGLDLSAMQDPTQLQNMFEEGMFEVPDSPVQKAALERLEIVLALVEGWVDEVVALATADKMPVAAQLQEAVRRRRAAGGPAEQTFATLVGLELRPRRLRDAAALWGSLRTRQGVEARDGVWMSPALLPTSADLDDPLGFREGAEAPDVESIDFDEELKKLLGGDSDTRGDSEE from the coding sequence ATGAGTCAGACCCCAGGTGGCCCCGACGAGCCGGAGGAGCCGGAGAACCCGTTCAAGGGCACGCCCTTTGAAGCTTTCTTCGGTGGTTTCCCGATCGGCGGAGTCGGCGGCGGCCCCGGCGGCATGCCTGACCTGAGCCAGATCTTCGGTCAGATCCAGTCGCTGCTACAGCCCTATGACGGCCCACTGAACTGGGACGTCGCGATGGACCTTGCCCGCAAGGTCGCCGCATCCACACCCGACCCGACGCCTTCTCAGCGACAGAAGGACGCGGTCGCCGACGCGATCCAGCTGGCCGACCACTGGCTGGAGGAGACCACCTCCTTCCCCGCCGGTGTGAAGTCCGCCACCGCCTGGTCGAAGGCGGAGTGGCTGGTCAACACGCTGGACGCGTGGAAGCCGCTGATCGAGCCGGTCGCGGCCTCCACGGCGAGCGCGATGAGCGGGCAGCTCCCCGAGGAGATGAAGGCCCAGATGGGTCCGATGATCGGGTTCGTCGGCAAGGCGATGGGCGCGTTGTACGCGAACCAGGCCGGCACCGGCCTCGGCCATCTCGCTGGCGAGGTCATCTCGGTCTCCGACATCGGCATCCCGCTCGCCGAGTCCGGTCAGGCCGCGCTGCTGCCGGTCAACGTCGAGCCCTTCGCCGAGGGCCTGGGCGTCAGCACCGACGACGTGCTGCTCTTCCTGGCCCTGCGTGAGGCGGCCCATCAGCGGCTCTTCGCGGGAGTGCCGTGGCTGCGCGACCATGTCGTCTCGGCCGTCACCGACTACGCGCAGGGCGTAGAGCTCAACATGGAGACCATGCAGCAGCGGATCGAGGAGCAGATGCGCGGCCTCGACCTCTCCGCGATGCAGGACCCCACGCAGCTGCAGAACATGTTCGAGGAAGGCATGTTCGAGGTGCCCGACTCGCCGGTGCAGAAGGCTGCGCTGGAGCGGCTCGAGATCGTGCTGGCGCTCGTCGAGGGTTGGGTCGACGAGGTCGTCGCCCTGGCCACCGCCGACAAGATGCCGGTTGCCGCCCAGCTGCAGGAGGCCGTACGCCGCCGCCGGGCTGCCGGCGGTCCGGCCGAACAGACCTTCGCGACCCTGGTCGGCCTGGAGCTGCGACCGCGGCGGCTGCGGGACGCGGCCGCGCTGTGGGGCTCGCTGCGCACCCGGCAGGGCGTCGAGGCCCGCGACGGCGTCTGGATGTCCCCGGCGCTGCTGCCCACCTCGGCCGACCTGGACGACCCGCTCGGCTTCCGCGAGGGCGCCGAGGCTCCCGACGTCGAGTCGATCGACTTCGACGAGGAGCTCAAGAAGCTGCTCGGTGGCGACAGCGACACTCGCGGAGACTCGGAGGAGTGA
- a CDS encoding helix-turn-helix domain-containing protein, with protein MTREIVRLPTHPGLQGLVAGIVGFRERSAAPLERRQPAGTLLPLIVSFGDPFEIVDVAAGEGVGTYGSFLSGFMPGPVATRSGRSHACVQVYLTPIGVSRLLGVPGREVAGRVVPAADLVPELGPSFEEQLAEAVTWRGRFDLVQSILLARAVGPVDPLASWLWERIAESGGQVRIRDLVAETGWSHRYVTTCFQRTVGLTPKAAAGVVRFERAVADLGRLTVAEIAARHGYADQSHLTRDVVRYAGEPPAALALTRRPTAHTALGRAPG; from the coding sequence GTGACCCGCGAGATCGTACGACTGCCGACCCACCCTGGTCTGCAGGGTCTGGTGGCGGGCATCGTCGGTTTCCGTGAGCGGTCGGCCGCGCCGCTCGAGCGGCGTCAGCCGGCGGGGACCCTGCTGCCGCTGATCGTCTCCTTCGGGGATCCGTTCGAGATAGTCGACGTCGCCGCGGGGGAGGGCGTCGGGACGTACGGGTCGTTCCTGTCGGGCTTCATGCCCGGGCCGGTCGCGACCCGGTCCGGGCGTAGCCACGCCTGCGTGCAGGTCTACCTGACGCCGATCGGCGTCTCCCGGCTGCTCGGTGTCCCGGGACGTGAGGTGGCCGGCCGGGTGGTGCCCGCCGCGGATCTGGTCCCGGAGCTCGGACCGTCCTTCGAGGAGCAGCTCGCGGAGGCAGTCACGTGGCGCGGAAGGTTCGACCTGGTCCAGTCGATCCTGCTGGCGCGAGCAGTCGGTCCGGTCGACCCGCTGGCGTCGTGGTTGTGGGAGCGGATCGCCGAGTCCGGAGGTCAGGTGCGCATCCGGGACCTGGTGGCAGAGACCGGATGGAGTCACCGCTATGTCACGACCTGCTTCCAACGCACCGTCGGGCTCACCCCGAAGGCGGCCGCGGGCGTCGTACGTTTCGAGCGCGCCGTAGCCGACCTCGGCCGGCTGACCGTGGCCGAGATCGCGGCCCGTCACGGCTATGCCGACCAGAGCCACCTGACCCGCGACGTCGTCCGGTACGCCGGTGAACCGCCCGCCGCGCTCGCCCTCACCCGTCGGCCGACCGCTCACACCGCACTCGGGAGAGCCCCGGGCTAG
- a CDS encoding DUF5679 domain-containing protein, producing MAETWSGEFYCVKCKEKREATGEIRVNDKGTKMAKAVCPVCSTNLNRILGKA from the coding sequence ATGGCGGAGACCTGGAGCGGCGAGTTCTACTGCGTGAAGTGCAAGGAGAAGCGCGAGGCGACCGGTGAGATTCGGGTGAACGACAAGGGCACCAAGATGGCCAAGGCCGTCTGCCCCGTCTGCAGCACCAACCTGAACCGCATCTTGGGCAAAGCCTGA